A region from the Sutcliffiella horikoshii genome encodes:
- a CDS encoding PstS family phosphate ABC transporter substrate-binding protein yields the protein MKSFKRFLLLAIVASLAVFAAACGNSNNGSSDGASAEGGEELEGSVVIDGSGTVFPFMSLMAEKYMTEAQEGVSVEVSRAGTSAGFKKFLVENGTDFNNASREIKEEETAQADELGMEVKEMKVALDGLTIVINKENDWATELTEEDIKKIFLAEGNIKNWSDINPDFPNEPIKAYGPNENHGTYEFFWETILEEKDLVEGVNLQQEYSTLVDLVSKDKNAIGFFGYGYYASNTDKLTAVKVDFGNGPVEPSLDTIAEDGDYANFTRPVFTYLNVGMAKEKPQVLDYAIYTMENAQTVASETGFAPLTDEEIKASVEELEGLK from the coding sequence ATGAAAAGCTTCAAACGTTTTTTATTACTAGCAATCGTTGCATCACTTGCAGTATTCGCTGCAGCATGTGGAAACTCAAACAACGGATCTTCAGATGGAGCATCTGCTGAAGGTGGAGAAGAACTTGAAGGTAGTGTAGTAATTGATGGATCTGGTACAGTATTTCCTTTCATGTCATTAATGGCTGAAAAATACATGACAGAAGCTCAAGAAGGTGTATCTGTTGAAGTAAGTCGTGCTGGTACATCTGCAGGATTTAAGAAATTCCTTGTGGAAAACGGAACGGATTTCAACAACGCATCTCGCGAAATTAAAGAAGAAGAAACAGCACAAGCTGACGAACTTGGTATGGAAGTTAAAGAAATGAAAGTTGCACTTGACGGTTTAACAATCGTCATCAATAAAGAAAACGACTGGGCTACAGAATTAACAGAAGAAGACATTAAAAAAATCTTCTTAGCTGAAGGCAATATTAAAAACTGGTCTGATATCAACCCGGACTTCCCAAATGAGCCAATTAAAGCTTATGGTCCAAATGAAAACCACGGAACATATGAGTTCTTCTGGGAAACTATCCTTGAAGAAAAAGATTTAGTTGAAGGTGTTAACTTACAACAAGAATACTCTACACTAGTAGACCTTGTTTCTAAAGATAAAAACGCAATCGGATTCTTCGGTTATGGTTACTATGCAAGCAACACAGATAAATTAACAGCTGTGAAAGTCGACTTTGGTAACGGACCTGTAGAACCATCACTTGATACAATTGCTGAAGATGGCGACTACGCAAACTTTACTCGTCCAGTATTCACTTACTTGAACGTTGGTATGGCGAAAGAAAAGCCTCAAGTACTAGACTACGCAATCTACACAATGGAAAATGCACAAACTGTTGCAAGTGAAACAGGGTTTGCTCCGTTGACAGATGAAGAGATCAAAGCTTCTGTAGAAGAGCTTGAAGGTTTAAAGTAA
- the pstB gene encoding phosphate ABC transporter ATP-binding protein PstB translates to MQIAVPERETKNNTSFTTNTPKDKKIVYDTKDLNLWYGENLALKNINLPIYENEVTAIIGPSGCGKSTYIKTLNRMVELVPSVKVSGDILYREKNILGKSYKVEELRTNVGMVFQKPNPFPKSIYDNIAYGPRIHGIRNKKILDEIVEKSLRGAAIWDEVKDRLKENAYGLSGGQQQRLCIARCLAIEPDVILMDEPTSALDPISTLKVEELVQELKKDYSIVIVTHNMQQAARISDRTAFFLNGEVVEYSETDKLFSNPADKRTEDYITGRFG, encoded by the coding sequence ATGCAAATTGCAGTGCCTGAACGTGAAACGAAGAACAATACTTCTTTTACAACCAACACCCCAAAAGACAAAAAAATTGTTTATGATACAAAAGATTTAAACCTTTGGTACGGTGAAAACCTGGCATTGAAAAATATCAACTTGCCAATTTACGAAAATGAAGTGACGGCGATCATCGGACCATCCGGTTGCGGTAAATCAACTTATATTAAAACATTAAATCGTATGGTGGAATTAGTACCAAGCGTAAAAGTTTCTGGTGATATCCTATATCGTGAAAAGAACATTTTAGGGAAATCGTATAAAGTGGAAGAACTAAGAACCAATGTAGGGATGGTATTCCAAAAGCCAAACCCGTTCCCTAAATCCATTTATGACAATATTGCTTATGGACCAAGAATTCATGGAATCCGAAACAAAAAAATCCTTGATGAAATTGTAGAAAAGAGTTTGCGAGGAGCAGCTATCTGGGATGAAGTGAAGGACCGTCTAAAAGAAAATGCCTATGGGCTATCTGGTGGGCAACAGCAGCGTTTATGTATTGCACGTTGCTTGGCTATCGAGCCGGATGTCATCTTAATGGATGAACCAACATCTGCACTTGACCCGATCTCTACCCTGAAAGTGGAAGAGCTTGTTCAGGAATTGAAAAAAGACTACAGTATTGTCATTGTAACGCACAACATGCAACAGGCTGCTCGTATATCCGACAGAACGGCTTTCTTCTTAAATGGGGAAGTTGTGGAATACTCAGAAACAGATAAATTATTCTCCAATCCAGCAGATAAGCGTACAGAAGACTATATTACTGGCCGTTTCGGATAA
- a CDS encoding peptidoglycan D,D-transpeptidase FtsI family protein: MTNQKQKKKKKNYVPSRLNLLFFAVFLLFSALILRLGFVQIVFGEDYRKEVDRTENVTVNTLVPRGKIYDRNGNVVVDNTPLNAITYTRMQSTSPKEQLEVAKKLSEIITMDTEKVQERDKKDYWILTRPEEAAKLITDEDRKKIADGDMEESELYDLQLDRITKEQLAEITEEEKEVLAIFREFNKGYALTPQIVKNQDVTAKEFAMVSEMLTDLPGVDITTDFIRSYAYGSTLDSVFGKVSTSESGIPSEKVDEFLARGYSRNDRIGTSQLEAQYENVLQGQKARVRNVTDTGGNLLHQEKIYDGQRGKDLILSVDMEFQQKVEEILVEEMLQTRATPSAKARFLDRAFVVVMNPKTGEVLSLAGKQLIRDEEDGQLKVYDNALGAIQEAYEPGSTVKGASVLAGFQHGVIQPDSYLYDAPVYIGRGNDALKKASYTNMGSINDLTALERSSNVYMFRIAMAIAGANYQPRQPLFIPPAAYDTFRSYLAQFGLGVETGIDLPRESSGVEGTDTSIPGLLLDLSIGQYDTYTTLQLAQYVSTIANGGYRMKPQLVREIREPNNDGEGLGRLVEPFQPQVLNRVDMSDSHIKRVQDGFIRVYHGSRGTASSSKMKQYKPAGKSGTAESRYIEYLPNGERRSYETLNFNLVGYAPYDDPEIAFAIMVPYASTDFNVTGGISTRIGDAVMDAYFNLKKERAKEKPEDVQSDEDTEQNNEEDAE; this comes from the coding sequence ATGACCAATCAAAAGCAAAAAAAGAAAAAGAAGAATTATGTCCCCTCGCGCTTAAACCTCTTGTTTTTTGCGGTTTTTTTACTGTTCTCAGCTCTCATACTTAGACTTGGATTCGTCCAAATCGTTTTTGGAGAAGATTACAGAAAAGAAGTCGATCGGACGGAAAACGTTACGGTGAATACCTTGGTACCGAGAGGGAAAATTTATGATCGAAATGGTAATGTTGTAGTGGATAACACGCCATTAAATGCAATTACATATACTCGTATGCAATCAACAAGCCCAAAGGAACAATTGGAGGTTGCAAAAAAACTTTCTGAGATTATTACAATGGATACGGAAAAGGTTCAGGAGAGGGATAAAAAAGATTATTGGATCCTGACTCGTCCGGAAGAAGCGGCAAAATTGATAACGGATGAAGACCGAAAAAAAATTGCCGATGGTGATATGGAAGAAAGTGAGTTATATGATTTGCAATTAGATAGAATAACGAAAGAGCAATTAGCTGAAATAACAGAAGAAGAAAAAGAGGTACTGGCAATCTTTCGTGAATTTAATAAAGGTTATGCACTGACGCCACAGATTGTTAAGAACCAAGACGTAACTGCGAAGGAATTTGCAATGGTTAGTGAAATGCTGACAGACTTACCGGGTGTGGATATAACAACAGATTTCATCCGGTCTTACGCATATGGATCAACTTTGGATTCTGTTTTTGGAAAGGTTTCTACTTCAGAGTCTGGGATACCAAGTGAGAAAGTAGATGAATTCCTTGCACGTGGTTATAGTAGAAATGATCGAATTGGGACAAGTCAACTTGAAGCTCAATACGAAAATGTCTTACAAGGACAAAAGGCTAGAGTTCGGAATGTGACAGACACAGGTGGAAACCTGCTTCATCAAGAAAAAATTTATGATGGGCAACGTGGTAAAGATTTAATCTTGTCTGTTGATATGGAATTCCAGCAGAAAGTTGAAGAAATATTAGTAGAAGAAATGCTTCAAACACGAGCAACTCCAAGCGCCAAAGCAAGATTTTTAGATCGCGCTTTTGTTGTTGTGATGAACCCAAAAACTGGTGAAGTTTTGTCACTAGCAGGAAAGCAGTTAATTCGAGATGAAGAAGATGGGCAATTAAAAGTTTATGACAATGCATTAGGTGCGATTCAAGAAGCATATGAGCCAGGTTCAACTGTCAAAGGAGCCTCAGTTCTTGCCGGTTTCCAGCATGGGGTCATACAACCCGATTCTTATCTATATGACGCGCCAGTATATATCGGTCGTGGAAATGATGCACTGAAAAAAGCTTCTTACACGAATATGGGGAGCATTAATGATTTAACTGCTCTTGAAAGGTCTTCAAACGTGTATATGTTTAGAATTGCAATGGCTATCGCTGGTGCCAATTACCAGCCAAGGCAGCCATTATTTATTCCTCCAGCAGCCTATGATACATTCAGATCATATTTAGCCCAATTTGGATTAGGGGTGGAAACTGGCATTGACCTTCCTAGGGAATCTTCGGGAGTTGAAGGCACAGATACTAGTATCCCAGGTTTACTTCTGGATTTATCAATTGGACAGTATGATACTTATACTACTTTGCAATTAGCCCAATATGTTTCTACTATTGCCAACGGTGGCTATAGAATGAAGCCACAATTGGTCAGAGAAATAAGAGAACCTAATAATGATGGAGAAGGTTTGGGACGTTTGGTCGAACCCTTCCAGCCACAAGTGTTGAACAGAGTAGATATGTCAGATAGCCATATTAAAAGAGTTCAAGACGGCTTTATAAGGGTTTATCATGGATCAAGAGGAACTGCGAGCAGTTCGAAAATGAAGCAATATAAACCTGCAGGAAAATCTGGAACAGCAGAGTCAAGGTATATAGAGTACCTTCCTAATGGAGAACGACGCTCTTATGAAACGCTTAACTTTAATCTAGTAGGTTATGCTCCTTATGACGATCCAGAGATCGCTTTTGCCATCATGGTGCCTTATGCCTCTACTGACTTTAATGTAACAGGTGGAATAAGTACCCGAATTGGTGATGCTGTTATGGATGCTTACTTCAACCTAAAGAAAGAACGTGCAAAAGAGAAACCAGAAGATGTACAATCAGATGAAGATACAGAACAAAATAACGAAGAAGATGCAGAATAA
- a CDS encoding superoxide dismutase — protein sequence MAYELPQLPYAYDALEPHIDKETMNIHHTKHHNTYVTGINAALEGQAELQGKSVEELISNMDAVPENIKTAVRNHGGGHANHSLFWNILTPGGATSPNGELADALTSKFGSFDNFKDEFAKAAATRFGSGWAWLVVNNGELEITSTPNQDSPLMEGKTPVLGLDVWEHAYYLNYQNRRPDYINAFFNVINWDVVGKLYNEAK from the coding sequence ATGGCATACGAACTACCACAATTACCTTATGCATACGACGCATTGGAGCCTCACATCGACAAAGAAACAATGAACATTCACCACACGAAGCATCACAATACTTACGTAACAGGTATTAACGCTGCACTTGAAGGACAAGCTGAACTTCAAGGTAAAAGTGTAGAGGAGTTAATCTCCAACATGGACGCTGTTCCTGAAAACATTAAAACAGCTGTACGCAACCACGGTGGCGGACATGCGAACCACAGCCTATTCTGGAACATCTTGACTCCAGGTGGTGCTACTTCTCCAAACGGTGAATTAGCAGACGCTCTTACTAGCAAATTCGGAAGCTTTGACAACTTCAAAGACGAATTCGCTAAAGCAGCAGCTACTCGTTTCGGATCTGGTTGGGCATGGTTAGTAGTAAACAACGGTGAACTTGAAATCACAAGCACACCAAACCAAGACTCTCCATTAATGGAAGGCAAGACTCCAGTTCTAGGCCTTGACGTTTGGGAGCACGCTTACTACCTAAACTACCAAAACCGTCGTCCTGACTACATCAACGCATTCTTCAACGTAATCAACTGGGATGTAGTAGGAAAACTTTACAACGAAGCAAAATAA
- the pstC gene encoding phosphate ABC transporter permease subunit PstC — protein sequence MKGDFKLANQKDSINVRELINEKKTTLNTNRFIEAFVPKFLLGIATISIFTTLGIIFTLLFETVEFFSRVPFLDFFTGTQLKPLGDNAQFGVLPLLTGTIISSVIAMVVAIPIGLMSAVFLSEYASDRVRRTLKPILEVLAGIPTIVYGFFAFTFVTPLLRQIIPGLEPTNILSPGIVMGIMIIPMVASLSEDAMSSVPNAMREGALALGSTKLEVAWKVVVPAAMSGIIASFVLAISRAIGETMIVTIASGSTKNFTFDVTQSMQTMTAYIVEVTGGDAPAGSTLYYSLYAVAMTLFVFTLIMNLIAQYISRKYREEY from the coding sequence ATGAAAGGGGATTTCAAATTGGCTAATCAGAAAGATAGCATCAATGTCAGAGAGTTGATCAATGAGAAAAAGACTACTCTGAATACCAATAGATTTATTGAAGCGTTTGTGCCAAAATTTCTTTTAGGTATCGCGACGATTTCAATTTTTACAACGCTAGGTATCATATTTACTTTATTATTTGAGACAGTAGAATTCTTTTCTAGAGTTCCGTTTCTTGATTTCTTTACAGGTACACAATTAAAGCCTTTAGGGGATAATGCGCAATTTGGTGTACTGCCATTGTTGACAGGTACAATTATTTCCTCTGTTATAGCCATGGTAGTTGCAATCCCGATCGGTTTAATGAGTGCAGTATTCTTAAGCGAATATGCCTCAGATAGAGTAAGAAGAACGTTAAAACCAATCTTAGAGGTGCTAGCTGGTATTCCGACAATCGTTTACGGATTCTTTGCATTCACTTTCGTAACACCTCTATTAAGACAAATCATCCCTGGTTTAGAACCAACCAATATCCTCAGTCCAGGAATAGTAATGGGAATCATGATTATTCCAATGGTTGCCTCTTTATCAGAAGATGCGATGAGCTCCGTTCCTAATGCAATGAGAGAGGGAGCGTTAGCACTTGGATCAACGAAACTTGAGGTAGCTTGGAAAGTAGTCGTTCCTGCAGCTATGTCTGGAATTATCGCATCATTTGTTCTGGCTATTTCCCGTGCAATCGGTGAAACGATGATCGTAACGATTGCGAGCGGAAGTACGAAGAATTTTACGTTTGACGTCACACAATCTATGCAAACGATGACTGCATACATTGTGGAAGTAACCGGTGGAGATGCACCAGCTGGTTCAACTTTATATTATAGCTTGTATGCTGTTGCGATGACCTTGTTCGTGTTTACTCTTATCATGAACCTGATCGCCCAGTATATCTCTCGCAAGTATAGGGAGGAATATTAA
- a CDS encoding MFS transporter — MAALKKLIGDVEVNKDLMLLLIIGGLYSLSIALSNTFVNVYLWKQSGEFSDLGFYNLAIVVFQPLTFILAGRWAKKIDRVIVLRLGVVFLALFYLFVLFIGDKASTYLLLLGALLGIGYGFYWLAFNVLTFEITEPETRDFFNGFLGILTSVGGMIGPIAAGYIISTLEKFTGYTVIFTISLILFFAAVILSLFLQRRGAEGSFELRRILQERKNNANWGYITNAHFFQGLREGTFLFAISVLVFITTNSELALGTFGLLNSAVAFVCYYLATRLIKKEFRKKAILLGGLILYGSIFFLIFELTYVKLLMYAVTIAIAYPLLLVPYVSLTYDVIGRGWKAAEMRIEYIVVREIFLNLGRITSIILFLIAVIFFDTQKSIPILICVIGAGHALIYPFVRKVELEPVPAPKEEPHPIVTTLRDGEGESTP; from the coding sequence ATGGCAGCACTAAAAAAACTAATCGGCGATGTCGAAGTCAACAAAGACCTGATGCTACTCTTAATCATCGGTGGACTCTACTCTCTCAGCATCGCTCTATCCAATACATTCGTAAATGTCTACCTATGGAAGCAATCAGGTGAATTCAGCGACCTGGGCTTCTATAATTTAGCAATAGTCGTCTTTCAGCCATTAACATTCATACTGGCAGGCAGATGGGCAAAAAAAATTGATCGCGTCATTGTGCTACGTTTAGGAGTCGTATTCTTAGCACTTTTTTATTTGTTTGTTTTGTTCATTGGAGACAAGGCTTCCACTTATTTATTACTTCTTGGAGCACTTCTTGGAATAGGTTATGGCTTTTACTGGCTTGCTTTCAATGTACTAACCTTTGAAATTACAGAGCCAGAAACCAGAGACTTCTTTAATGGATTTTTAGGAATTCTAACTTCAGTAGGTGGGATGATAGGACCCATTGCGGCTGGTTATATTATTTCGACATTAGAAAAATTCACAGGATACACCGTGATCTTCACCATTTCCCTTATATTGTTTTTTGCTGCGGTGATTTTAAGTTTATTTTTACAAAGACGCGGGGCAGAAGGAAGCTTTGAACTCCGACGCATCTTGCAGGAAAGAAAAAACAACGCAAACTGGGGATACATAACAAATGCACACTTCTTCCAAGGGTTACGAGAAGGTACGTTCCTTTTTGCCATCTCCGTTTTGGTATTTATCACAACCAATAGTGAATTGGCACTTGGAACATTTGGACTGCTTAATTCAGCGGTGGCATTTGTCTGTTATTATCTGGCGACAAGGCTTATCAAGAAAGAGTTCCGGAAGAAAGCCATCCTCCTTGGAGGACTTATATTATACGGCTCTATTTTCTTTCTAATCTTTGAACTAACTTATGTGAAGCTGCTGATGTATGCAGTTACCATTGCAATTGCCTATCCATTGTTACTTGTTCCATATGTATCTTTAACATACGATGTGATCGGTAGAGGATGGAAAGCGGCAGAAATGCGGATTGAATATATTGTTGTAAGGGAAATATTCTTGAACTTAGGACGTATAACTTCTATTATTTTGTTTTTGATTGCCGTTATTTTTTTCGATACCCAAAAGAGTATCCCTATTCTTATTTGTGTAATTGGTGCAGGACATGCCTTGATTTATCCTTTCGTCCGAAAAGTAGAACTTGAACCCGTACCTGCTCCAAAGGAAGAACCACATCCAATTGTGACAACTTTGAGAGACGGGGAAGGAGAATCAACTCCTTAA
- the pstA gene encoding phosphate ABC transporter permease PstA: MKYVDAAQVRKKMNSRLTVNNIAKSLFLAATLIGLVVLVILFYRVISQSMGWVDLQFITSKLSTMADRAGIMGAITGTLWLMIVVAPVTLFLGVGTAIYLEEYAKKGRLQRFLQTNISNLAGVPSIVFGILGLTIFVRAAGLGNIVLAGGLTMALLVLPIVVVASQEAIRSVPGYLREASYGMGATKWQTIKNIVLPASLPGILTGVILALSRAIGETAPLVVLGIPALLIPLPEGIFDKFTVLPMQIYYWTIDAALVAEYANLAAATIVVLLFILLVMNSIAVIIRNKFQRRF, from the coding sequence ATGAAGTATGTTGATGCAGCACAAGTACGAAAGAAGATGAATTCTAGACTAACAGTGAACAATATTGCTAAATCATTATTTTTAGCAGCCACATTAATTGGTCTTGTTGTACTGGTGATCTTATTTTACCGTGTTATTTCGCAAAGTATGGGTTGGGTCGATCTTCAATTTATAACGAGTAAACTGTCTACCATGGCAGATCGAGCTGGAATCATGGGTGCCATCACGGGTACTTTATGGCTGATGATAGTGGTTGCACCAGTTACTTTGTTTCTTGGTGTCGGTACGGCTATCTATTTAGAAGAGTATGCAAAAAAAGGCCGCCTTCAACGCTTTTTACAGACGAATATTTCTAACTTAGCGGGTGTACCTTCGATTGTATTTGGTATCTTGGGATTAACTATTTTTGTAAGGGCAGCAGGACTTGGAAACATCGTTTTAGCCGGTGGACTTACAATGGCACTATTAGTTCTTCCTATCGTAGTTGTAGCAAGTCAAGAAGCGATTCGTTCTGTACCAGGTTACCTGAGAGAAGCATCTTATGGAATGGGTGCGACAAAATGGCAGACAATCAAGAATATCGTTTTGCCTGCTTCATTACCTGGTATTTTAACAGGAGTTATTCTAGCGTTATCCCGTGCGATTGGGGAAACTGCTCCACTAGTTGTATTGGGTATTCCGGCACTATTGATCCCGTTACCTGAAGGGATTTTTGATAAATTCACGGTCCTTCCAATGCAAATCTACTATTGGACGATTGACGCAGCTCTTGTGGCAGAATATGCGAACCTTGCCGCCGCAACTATCGTGGTATTACTTTTCATCTTATTAGTCATGAATTCCATTGCAGTCATTATTCGAAATAAATTTCAAAGAAGATTTTAA
- the phoU gene encoding phosphate signaling complex protein PhoU, translated as MVLRQFHVDLETLRDKLLELGSLAEIAMGKSIDALTNQNVDLALQIIEEDNKADRLDEEINDFAILLIAKQQPVAIDLRRIFVAIKISTDVERIADFAVNIAKSTIRIGKNTQPLIQIEKIEKMHSIATEMLSLALKAYYDEDVVLAKKVADMDDQVDELYGQNIRELLQLTKDHPDMIPEITQLSFICRYIERMADHTTNISENIFYLVKGSHYELND; from the coding sequence GTGGTATTACGTCAATTTCATGTAGATTTAGAAACGTTAAGAGACAAATTATTGGAACTCGGAAGTTTAGCTGAAATCGCAATGGGAAAATCCATTGATGCCTTAACAAATCAAAATGTAGATTTAGCACTTCAGATTATTGAAGAGGACAACAAGGCAGACCGTTTGGATGAAGAAATCAATGACTTTGCCATTCTGCTTATAGCCAAGCAACAGCCGGTGGCAATTGATTTGAGACGAATCTTTGTGGCGATTAAAATCTCCACTGATGTAGAACGTATCGCAGACTTTGCTGTAAATATTGCAAAGTCGACGATAAGAATTGGAAAAAATACGCAACCATTAATACAGATTGAAAAGATAGAAAAAATGCATAGCATCGCAACAGAAATGCTATCACTTGCTTTAAAGGCTTACTATGATGAAGATGTAGTACTTGCCAAAAAAGTAGCAGACATGGATGATCAAGTGGACGAGCTATACGGTCAAAACATTCGTGAACTATTACAGCTTACAAAAGATCATCCGGACATGATCCCTGAGATTACACAATTGAGTTTCATTTGCCGTTATATTGAGCGTATGGCAGATCACACAACCAATATTTCAGAGAATATCTTCTACCTTGTAAAAGGTAGCCACTATGAATTGAATGACTGA
- a CDS encoding SulP family inorganic anion transporter produces MNVANLKQEWFGNVRGDVLAGMTVALALIPEAIAFSIIAGVDPMVGLYASFCIAVVIAFTGGRPGMISAATGAMALLMITLVADHGVQYLFAATILTGIIQILMGIFKLGKYLSFLPQAVIIGFVNALAILIFMAQLEQFKGVTWVMYAFVAATLAIIYILPRLTKAIPSALFAIVVITAVVVFGGGFGLSTVGDQGEITRALPIFSIPMVELSWETFMIILPYAFTLAIVGNLESLLTATIVDEMTDTKSNKNREMKGQGIANVITGFFGGMAGCAMIGQSVINVKSGGRGRLSALVAGTFLLFLIMVLGDVVVQIPMAALVGVMIMVSIGTFDWQSIRELHKIPRADAVVMIVTVAIVVYTHDLAKGVAAGVVLSALIFGWKMAKIKATMTLKEDVMHYQITGQMFFGTMSHFVDLFDYNNDPKEIVIDFSNTHIWDQSAVTAISKTVQKYQRLGKNVNIVGLNDESKTLIDRVGLSATSGH; encoded by the coding sequence ATGAACGTAGCAAACTTAAAACAAGAATGGTTTGGTAACGTGCGTGGTGACGTACTTGCCGGTATGACCGTAGCATTAGCCCTCATTCCAGAAGCTATCGCATTCTCCATCATTGCGGGTGTAGACCCGATGGTAGGGTTATATGCGTCCTTCTGTATTGCTGTGGTTATCGCCTTTACTGGTGGAAGACCAGGGATGATTTCAGCTGCAACCGGAGCGATGGCATTACTGATGATTACATTGGTAGCTGATCACGGAGTGCAGTATCTATTCGCTGCCACCATCCTTACCGGTATCATTCAAATACTAATGGGTATCTTTAAGCTGGGCAAATATTTATCCTTTTTACCTCAAGCGGTAATCATCGGATTTGTTAATGCTCTAGCAATCTTAATCTTTATGGCTCAGTTGGAGCAATTTAAAGGTGTAACTTGGGTAATGTATGCTTTTGTAGCAGCAACACTTGCTATCATCTATATCTTACCTCGACTTACAAAAGCAATTCCTTCTGCATTATTTGCGATTGTAGTAATTACTGCAGTGGTCGTATTTGGTGGAGGATTCGGACTTTCAACGGTTGGTGATCAAGGGGAGATTACAAGAGCATTGCCAATCTTCAGTATCCCTATGGTTGAGTTATCGTGGGAAACATTCATGATCATCTTGCCTTATGCATTTACACTGGCAATCGTAGGTAACCTTGAGTCCCTACTAACTGCAACAATTGTAGATGAAATGACAGATACAAAGAGCAACAAGAACCGAGAAATGAAGGGTCAAGGTATTGCAAACGTCATAACTGGCTTCTTCGGTGGTATGGCTGGTTGTGCGATGATTGGACAATCTGTTATTAACGTTAAATCAGGTGGACGTGGAAGGCTTTCTGCCCTAGTCGCAGGTACATTCCTATTATTCCTGATTATGGTACTAGGTGATGTAGTTGTTCAAATACCAATGGCCGCACTTGTTGGAGTAATGATCATGGTTTCCATCGGTACATTTGACTGGCAGTCCATCCGCGAACTTCATAAAATACCTCGCGCTGATGCAGTAGTAATGATTGTTACAGTTGCCATTGTAGTTTATACACATGACCTTGCAAAGGGTGTAGCAGCTGGGGTTGTGCTGAGTGCATTAATCTTCGGTTGGAAGATGGCCAAAATCAAAGCAACGATGACGTTGAAAGAAGACGTCATGCATTATCAAATTACTGGACAAATGTTTTTTGGAACAATGAGTCACTTTGTCGATTTATTCGATTACAACAATGATCCAAAAGAAATTGTCATTGATTTCAGTAACACTCATATTTGGGATCAATCTGCAGTAACCGCAATTTCCAAAACGGTACAAAAATATCAAAGGCTTGGTAAAAATGTCAACATCGTGGGCCTAAATGATGAAAGTAAAACACTTATAGACAGAGTAGGTTTATCCGCTACATCTGGACATTAA